A genomic window from Streptomyces mirabilis includes:
- a CDS encoding adenosine deaminase, producing the protein MERVRDLSELPKAHLHLHFTGSMRPTTVLELADKYGVRLPETLTEALTSGEPPSLRATDERGWFRFQRLYDAARSCLREPEDIKRLVREAAEEDLRDGSGWLEIQVDPTSYAPRLGGLIPALEIILDAVDSAVRETGLGMRVLVAANRMKHPLDARTLARLAVRYADRGVVGFGLSNDERRGMARDFDRAFAIARDGGLLSAPHGGELTGPASVRDCLDDLHATRIGHGVRAAEDPRLLKRLADRGITCEVCPASNVALGVYEKAEDVPLRTLFEAGVPMALGADDPLLFGSRLAAQYELARHHHGFTDAELAELARQSVRATAAPKDVKEKLLSGIDDWLAAPVA; encoded by the coding sequence ATGGAGCGCGTACGTGATCTCTCTGAACTGCCGAAAGCCCATCTGCACCTGCACTTCACCGGTTCGATGCGGCCCACCACCGTGCTGGAGCTGGCCGACAAGTACGGCGTCCGGCTGCCCGAAACCCTCACCGAGGCCCTGACCAGCGGCGAACCGCCCAGCCTGCGGGCGACCGACGAGCGCGGCTGGTTCCGCTTCCAGCGGCTGTACGACGCGGCGCGGTCCTGCCTCAGAGAGCCCGAGGACATCAAGCGGCTGGTGCGCGAGGCCGCCGAGGAGGACCTGAGGGACGGCTCCGGCTGGCTGGAGATCCAGGTCGACCCGACCTCGTACGCGCCCCGGCTGGGCGGGCTCATCCCGGCCCTGGAGATCATCCTGGACGCGGTGGACTCGGCCGTGCGGGAGACCGGGCTCGGGATGCGCGTCCTGGTGGCCGCGAACCGCATGAAGCACCCGCTGGACGCCCGCACCCTGGCCCGGCTCGCCGTGCGCTACGCGGACCGCGGCGTCGTCGGCTTCGGGCTCTCCAACGACGAGCGGCGGGGCATGGCGCGGGACTTCGACCGGGCCTTCGCGATCGCGCGGGACGGCGGTCTGCTGTCCGCGCCGCACGGCGGCGAGCTGACCGGCCCGGCGTCGGTCCGCGACTGCCTGGACGACCTGCACGCCACCCGGATCGGGCACGGTGTGCGCGCCGCCGAGGACCCCCGGCTGTTGAAGCGGCTCGCGGACCGCGGCATCACCTGCGAGGTGTGCCCGGCGTCGAACGTCGCCCTTGGGGTCTACGAGAAGGCCGAGGACGTCCCCCTGCGCACCCTCTTCGAAGCAGGCGTCCCGATGGCCCTCGGCGCCGACGACCCCCTGCTGTTCGGCTCCCGGCTGGCCGCCCAGTATGAGTTGGCACGCCATCACCACGGCTTCACGGACGCGGAACTGGCCGAGCTCGCACGCCAGTCGGTGCGGGCCACGGCGGCTCCCAAGGACGTCAAGGAGAAGCTGCTGTCGGGCATCGACGACTGGCTGGCCGCCCCGGTCGCCTGA
- a CDS encoding pyridoxal phosphate-dependent aminotransferase: MSPATPPTERRVSARVGAISESATLAVDAKAKALKAAGRPVIGFGAGEPDFPTPDYIVQAAIEACSNPKYHRYTPAGGLPELKAAIAAKTLRDSGYEVEAVQVLVTNGGKQAIYEAFAAILDPGDEVIVPAPYWTTYPESIRLAGGVPVEVVADETTGYRVSVEQLEAARTENTKVLLFVSPSNPTGAVYSREQIEEIGRWAAEKGLWVLTDEIYEHLVYGDAEFHSLPVVVPELADKCIVVNGVAKTYAMTGWRVGWVIGPKDVVKAATNLQSHATSNVSNVAQVAALAAVSGDLTAVAEMREAFDRRRKTIVRMLNEIDGVLCPEPEGAFYAYPSVKALVGKEIRGKRPKDTVELAALILEEAEVAVVPGEAFGTPGYLRLSYALGDEDLVEGVSRIQKLLAEARD, translated from the coding sequence ATGAGCCCTGCAACCCCTCCCACCGAGCGCCGGGTCTCCGCCCGAGTCGGCGCGATCTCCGAGTCCGCCACCCTCGCCGTGGACGCCAAGGCCAAGGCACTCAAGGCCGCCGGGCGTCCGGTGATCGGCTTCGGCGCCGGTGAGCCCGACTTCCCGACCCCGGACTACATCGTCCAGGCCGCCATCGAGGCCTGCTCCAACCCTAAGTACCACCGCTACACGCCGGCCGGCGGGCTCCCCGAGCTGAAGGCCGCGATCGCCGCGAAGACCCTGCGCGACTCCGGCTACGAGGTGGAGGCCGTCCAGGTCCTGGTCACCAACGGTGGCAAGCAGGCCATCTACGAGGCCTTCGCCGCGATCCTCGACCCGGGCGACGAGGTCATCGTCCCGGCGCCCTACTGGACGACGTACCCGGAGTCGATCCGTCTCGCCGGCGGTGTCCCGGTCGAGGTCGTCGCCGACGAGACCACCGGCTACCGCGTCTCGGTCGAGCAGCTGGAGGCCGCCCGCACCGAGAACACCAAGGTGCTGCTCTTCGTCTCCCCGTCCAACCCGACGGGCGCGGTCTACAGCCGCGAGCAGATCGAGGAGATCGGCCGCTGGGCCGCCGAGAAGGGCCTGTGGGTCCTGACGGACGAGATCTACGAGCACCTGGTCTACGGGGACGCGGAATTCCACTCCCTCCCGGTGGTCGTCCCCGAGCTCGCCGACAAGTGCATCGTCGTGAACGGCGTCGCGAAGACGTACGCCATGACGGGCTGGCGCGTGGGCTGGGTCATCGGCCCGAAGGACGTCGTCAAGGCCGCGACCAACCTCCAGTCGCACGCCACCTCGAACGTGTCCAACGTCGCCCAGGTCGCCGCCCTCGCCGCCGTCTCCGGCGATCTGACGGCCGTCGCCGAGATGCGCGAGGCCTTCGACCGCCGCCGCAAGACCATCGTGCGGATGCTCAACGAGATCGACGGCGTGCTCTGCCCCGAGCCCGAGGGCGCCTTCTACGCGTACCCCTCGGTCAAGGCCCTCGTCGGCAAGGAGATCCGCGGCAAGCGCCCCAAGGACACGGTCGAGCTGGCCGCGCTCATCCTGGAGGAGGCCGAGGTCGCGGTCGTCCCGGGTGAGGCCTTCGGCACCCCGGGGTACCTGCGCCTGTCGTACGCCCTGGGTGACGAGGATCTCGTCGAGGGCGTCAGCCGGATCCAGAAGCTCCTGGCCGAGGCACGGGACTGA
- the secE gene encoding preprotein translocase subunit SecE, whose product MTDAVGSIDMPDAEAPESQKKARKGGKRAKKGPLKRLATFYRQIIAELRKVVWPTRNQLTTYTTVVIVFVVIMIGLVTVIDYGLNHAAKYVFG is encoded by the coding sequence GTGACGGACGCCGTGGGCTCCATCGACATGCCTGATGCCGAGGCGCCCGAGTCTCAGAAGAAGGCCCGCAAGGGCGGTAAGCGTGCCAAGAAGGGCCCGCTGAAGCGCCTTGCCACTTTCTACCGCCAGATCATCGCGGAGCTCCGCAAGGTCGTCTGGCCGACTCGCAATCAGCTGACGACGTACACCACAGTGGTGATTGTCTTCGTCGTCATCATGATTGGCCTGGTGACCGTGATTGACTATGGGCTCAACCACGCCGCCAAGTACGTCTTCGGCTGA
- the nusG gene encoding transcription termination/antitermination protein NusG, which produces MSDPNLNDASESVESVDDELDIVEGADVVDEFEAADAAAGEPAEEAALHVEDESGEDVEDEDVPDEALAVDAEEGDEEEAEEEAEPVDPVTALREELRTLPGEWYVIHTYAGYENRVKTNLEQRAVSLNVEDFIFQAEVPQEEVAQIKNGERKTIKQNKLPGYVLVRMDLTNESWGVVRNTPGVTGFVGNAYDPYPLTLDEIVKMLAPEAEEKAAREAAEAEGKPAPQRKLEVQVLDFEVGDSVTVTDGPFATLQATINEINADSKKVKGLVEIFGRETPVELSFDQIQKN; this is translated from the coding sequence GTGTCTGACCCGAACCTGAACGATGCCAGCGAGTCGGTCGAGTCCGTTGACGACGAGCTCGACATCGTCGAGGGCGCGGACGTCGTGGACGAGTTCGAGGCTGCCGATGCCGCCGCCGGCGAGCCCGCCGAGGAAGCGGCCCTGCACGTCGAGGACGAGTCCGGTGAGGACGTCGAGGACGAGGACGTTCCCGACGAGGCCCTCGCCGTAGACGCCGAGGAAGGCGACGAGGAAGAGGCCGAGGAAGAGGCCGAACCCGTCGACCCCGTCACCGCCCTGCGCGAGGAGCTGCGCACGCTCCCCGGCGAGTGGTACGTCATCCACACCTACGCCGGTTACGAGAACCGCGTGAAGACCAACCTCGAGCAGCGCGCCGTCTCGCTGAACGTCGAGGACTTCATCTTCCAGGCCGAGGTGCCGCAGGAAGAGGTCGCGCAGATCAAGAACGGCGAGCGCAAGACGATCAAGCAGAACAAGCTCCCGGGCTACGTCCTGGTCCGCATGGACCTGACGAACGAGTCCTGGGGTGTCGTCCGCAACACTCCCGGTGTCACCGGCTTCGTGGGCAACGCCTACGACCCGTACCCGCTGACGCTGGACGAGATCGTCAAGATGCTCGCCCCGGAGGCCGAGGAGAAGGCCGCCCGTGAGGCCGCCGAGGCCGAGGGCAAGCCCGCTCCGCAGCGCAAGCTCGAGGTCCAGGTGCTGGACTTCGAGGTCGGCGACTCGGTCACCGTCACGGACGGCCCGTTCGCCACGCTGCAGGCGACCATCAACGAGATCAACGCCGACTCCAAGAAGGTCAAGGGCCTGGTGGAGATCTTCGGTCGCGAGACCCCGGTCGAGCTCTCGTTCGACCAGATCCAGAAGAACTAG
- the rplK gene encoding 50S ribosomal protein L11 — MPPKKKKVTGLIKLQIQAGAANPAPPVGPALGQHGVNIMEFCKAYNAATESQRGWVIPVEITVYEDRSFTFITKTPPAAKMILKAAGVEKGSGEPHKTKVAKITQAQVREIATTKMPDLNANDLDAASKIIAGTARSMGITVEG, encoded by the coding sequence ATGCCTCCCAAGAAGAAGAAGGTCACGGGGCTTATCAAGCTCCAGATCCAGGCCGGCGCGGCCAACCCGGCTCCGCCGGTCGGCCCGGCGCTGGGCCAGCACGGCGTCAACATCATGGAGTTCTGCAAGGCCTACAACGCCGCGACCGAGTCGCAGCGCGGTTGGGTCATCCCGGTGGAGATCACGGTCTACGAAGACCGCTCCTTCACCTTCATCACCAAGACTCCGCCGGCCGCCAAGATGATCCTCAAGGCCGCGGGTGTCGAGAAGGGCTCCGGCGAGCCGCACAAGACCAAGGTCGCCAAGATCACCCAGGCGCAGGTCCGCGAGATCGCCACCACGAAGATGCCCGACCTCAACGCCAACGACCTGGACGCCGCGTCGAAGATCATCGCCGGCACCGCCCGTTCCATGGGCATCACGGTCGAGGGCTGA
- the rplA gene encoding 50S ribosomal protein L1, whose amino-acid sequence MSKRSKSLRAADAKIDREKLYAPLEAVRLAKETSTSKFDGTVEVAFRLGVDPRKADQMVRGTVNLPHGTGKTARVLVFATGDRAEAALAAGADIVGSDELIDEVSKGRLDFDAVVATPDLMGKVGRLGRVLGPRGLMPNPKTGTVTPDVAKAVTEIKGGKIEFRVDKHSNLHFIIGKTSFDEAKLVENYGAALDEILRLKPSAAKGRYIKKAAISTTIGPGVPVDPNRTRNLLVEEDPAAV is encoded by the coding sequence GTGAGCAAGCGCAGCAAGTCTCTCCGCGCTGCGGACGCCAAGATCGACCGGGAGAAGCTCTACGCCCCGCTCGAGGCCGTCCGTCTCGCCAAGGAGACCTCCACGAGCAAGTTCGACGGCACCGTCGAGGTCGCCTTCCGCCTGGGTGTAGACCCGCGCAAGGCCGACCAGATGGTCCGCGGCACCGTGAACCTCCCGCACGGCACCGGTAAGACCGCCCGGGTCCTGGTCTTCGCGACCGGTGACCGTGCCGAGGCCGCACTCGCCGCGGGCGCCGACATCGTCGGCTCCGACGAGCTCATCGACGAGGTGTCGAAGGGCCGTCTGGACTTCGACGCCGTCGTCGCCACCCCGGACCTCATGGGCAAGGTCGGCCGACTGGGCCGTGTCCTCGGCCCGCGTGGTCTGATGCCGAACCCGAAGACCGGCACCGTGACCCCGGACGTGGCCAAGGCCGTGACCGAGATCAAGGGCGGCAAGATCGAGTTCCGCGTCGACAAGCACTCGAACCTGCACTTCATCATCGGCAAGACCTCCTTCGACGAGGCCAAGCTGGTGGAGAACTACGGCGCCGCGCTGGACGAGATCCTTCGTCTGAAGCCGTCCGCCGCCAAGGGTCGCTACATCAAGAAGGCCGCGATCAGCACCACGATCGGCCCCGGCGTTCCGGTCGACCCGAACCGCACCCGCAACCTCCTCGTCGAGGAGGACCCGGCCGCCGTCTGA